A single region of the Rhodospirillales bacterium genome encodes:
- a CDS encoding L,D-transpeptidase family protein, with translation MKRLLLPALVFAVLALPVSAGAKTYDKDYIGKIKVYRAAFEDTFVHLARDNDLGFVEMRAANPNVDPWIPGAGTKIILPKQHLLPDAPREGIVINLPEMRLYFFPKGGTAPKTYSIGIGREGLKTPVGSTKIAWKKVGPTWSPTPRMRKEDPSLPATVPAGPENPMGTHAMYLGWPQYAIHGTNKPYGIGRRVSSGCIRMYPEGIKDIFPRVPVGTKVSVVDQPVKVGWIEDKMYIEVHPTQKQSLKIEDEGLLKAYEITKEDMKRIAAKAGSYAGQIDWESVREAVRSHSGYPVAVLDKRRKMGQRVQDDLQVLLEEAGTSKKEIKLEAAKGTQPQKKEQAPKARAREKATLPTKEESSSSGASPVPFND, from the coding sequence ATGAAAAGACTCTTACTCCCCGCGCTTGTTTTTGCTGTTTTGGCGTTGCCGGTTTCCGCCGGGGCAAAAACATATGACAAGGACTATATCGGCAAAATAAAGGTTTACCGCGCGGCGTTTGAGGATACGTTCGTTCATCTGGCGCGGGATAACGATCTGGGGTTTGTCGAAATGCGGGCGGCCAATCCGAATGTCGATCCGTGGATTCCCGGCGCGGGGACAAAAATCATTTTACCCAAGCAGCATCTTTTGCCGGACGCGCCGCGCGAGGGGATTGTTATCAATCTTCCCGAAATGCGGCTTTATTTTTTTCCGAAAGGGGGTACGGCGCCCAAAACCTATTCCATCGGGATCGGGCGGGAGGGACTGAAGACACCTGTAGGCAGCACAAAAATAGCCTGGAAAAAAGTTGGCCCGACCTGGAGTCCTACGCCGCGCATGCGCAAGGAAGACCCTTCCCTTCCGGCTACGGTTCCGGCAGGGCCTGAAAATCCGATGGGCACGCATGCCATGTATCTGGGCTGGCCGCAATATGCCATTCACGGTACGAACAAGCCTTACGGGATTGGACGGCGTGTCAGCAGCGGCTGTATCCGGATGTATCCCGAAGGCATCAAGGATATTTTCCCCCGGGTTCCCGTGGGCACGAAAGTCAGCGTCGTCGATCAGCCCGTGAAGGTCGGCTGGATCGAGGACAAAATGTATATCGAGGTCCATCCGACGCAAAAACAATCCCTGAAAATTGAAGATGAGGGTTTGCTCAAGGCTTATGAGATCACCAAGGAGGATATGAAGCGCATTGCGGCCAAGGCGGGCTCTTACGCTGGCCAGATTGACTGGGAGAGCGTCCGGGAGGCGGTGCGCAGCCATAGCGGCTATCCGGTGGCCGTGCTGGATAAGCGGCGCAAGATGGGGCAGCGTGTGCAGGACGACCTTCAGGTCTTGCTTGAGGAAGCCGGCACCAGCAAAAAAGAGATCAAGCTGGAGGCGGCGAAAGGGACACAGCCGCAGAAAAAGGAACAGGCACCGAAAGCGCGGGCACGCGAAAAAGCGACATTGCCGACGAAAGAGGAGTCTTCGTCATCCGGCGCTTCGCCCGTTCCATTCAACGATTAA
- a CDS encoding DUF2794 domain-containing protein → MKRSKIGYTRSEFSAIFQIYSENVYAGLFRDFSFTEVDGRYFISFREEAGKVPLVTIEKRRLGPDKALFVATSPGPGGTLVEIARSEKIGAFVRSLKEKIENLRAGKPLSGASVRSVP, encoded by the coding sequence GTGAAACGCTCTAAAATCGGCTATACGCGCAGCGAATTCAGCGCTATTTTCCAAATTTACAGCGAGAATGTCTATGCGGGCCTGTTTCGGGATTTTTCTTTTACGGAAGTAGACGGGCGTTATTTCATTTCTTTTCGGGAGGAGGCAGGGAAAGTTCCCCTTGTTACCATCGAAAAACGCCGTTTGGGGCCGGATAAAGCGTTATTTGTGGCAACGTCTCCGGGACCGGGAGGCACGCTGGTTGAAATTGCCCGCAGTGAAAAAATAGGCGCTTTTGTGCGCAGCCTGAAGGAAAAGATTGAAAATCTGCGCGCGGGAAAGCCCCTGTCCGGCGCCAGTGTCCGTTCGGTTCCCTAG
- a CDS encoding PQQ-binding-like beta-propeller repeat protein, protein MNNARILLPFLLLFLLPACSTVDKLTGQKKEEAPLPGERVSILELQKQLEPDDDALKAQGFISPSAWNNEFWPQGGGYPNHAMQNLAFTADQPNKIWSADTGEGSRKSLPLTAQPVIADNKIFTLDTESRLSAFSIEKGTLLWKANIRKKNEDDPVIGGGLSFSGGVLYATSGYGELLAVNPDNGEIYWRARLSAPSRAAPTIMDGRVFVSSLNNNVTAFDAKDGQLIWEYEGIGGNTSLLGSAACAADREIAIAGFSSGALHALRVENGSTAWSDNLSGVSRAGGLSSLSDIRGLPVIDKNLVIAISFGGKIVAIDKRTGQRVWQRDIAGAQTPWLAGNYVFILTSDNEVVALGRETGAIQWVSRLARYRNEKERSDPVSWTGPLLAGGRLIAFSDDGRAVEINPEDGSLLREWRTGHAIRIAPALAGGTLYLLAEDGSLLAFR, encoded by the coding sequence ATGAACAACGCCCGCATTTTGCTTCCCTTCCTTCTCCTGTTCCTGCTGCCTGCCTGTTCCACGGTGGACAAGTTAACGGGGCAGAAAAAAGAAGAAGCGCCTTTGCCCGGTGAACGGGTCTCCATTCTGGAGCTTCAAAAACAGCTTGAGCCGGATGACGACGCTTTGAAAGCGCAGGGCTTTATTTCCCCTTCCGCATGGAACAACGAGTTCTGGCCGCAAGGCGGCGGCTATCCCAACCACGCCATGCAAAACCTGGCCTTTACGGCAGACCAGCCGAATAAAATCTGGAGCGCCGATACCGGGGAAGGCAGCCGTAAATCCCTCCCGCTCACGGCCCAGCCCGTGATCGCGGACAACAAGATTTTCACGCTGGATACGGAGTCCCGCCTTTCCGCTTTCTCCATTGAAAAAGGAACCCTTCTCTGGAAAGCCAATATCCGGAAGAAGAACGAAGACGACCCGGTCATCGGCGGCGGACTTTCTTTTTCCGGCGGCGTTCTTTACGCCACATCGGGATATGGCGAGCTTCTGGCCGTCAATCCGGACAACGGCGAAATTTACTGGCGGGCCAGATTAAGCGCACCTTCCCGCGCCGCGCCCACGATCATGGACGGACGGGTTTTCGTCTCCTCCCTGAACAACAACGTCACGGCCTTTGACGCCAAGGACGGGCAGCTTATCTGGGAATATGAAGGCATCGGCGGCAATACGAGCCTGCTTGGCAGCGCCGCCTGCGCCGCCGACCGTGAAATTGCCATTGCAGGCTTTTCTTCCGGCGCCCTGCACGCCCTGCGGGTGGAAAACGGCTCGACGGCCTGGTCGGACAACCTCTCGGGCGTCTCAAGAGCCGGAGGACTTTCCTCCCTTTCCGATATTCGCGGCCTGCCTGTGATCGATAAAAACCTTGTCATTGCCATCAGTTTCGGCGGCAAAATCGTCGCCATCGACAAACGCACAGGCCAGCGGGTCTGGCAGCGCGATATCGCAGGCGCGCAAACACCGTGGCTGGCCGGCAACTACGTGTTCATTCTGACATCGGACAACGAAGTGGTCGCACTGGGCAGGGAAACGGGCGCCATCCAATGGGTATCCCGGCTGGCGCGTTACCGGAACGAGAAAGAGCGCTCCGACCCTGTTTCATGGACAGGCCCCCTTCTGGCCGGCGGACGCCTAATAGCTTTCAGCGATGACGGACGGGCTGTTGAAATCAACCCGGAGGACGGGTCCCTGCTGCGGGAGTGGCGCACCGGGCACGCCATCCGCATCGCCCCGGCCCTTGCCGGCGGGACCCTCTACCTTCTGGCCGAAGATGGGTCCTTGCTCGCGTTCCGGTAA